The Micromonospora violae DNA segment GTCGCTGAACAGGTCGGCCAGGTAGCCGGTGCCCGGCGTCCAGGCGTACCGCCAGGAGAACGCCGCGACCACGGTGACGATCCCGTACGGGATGAGCGCCGAGGTGCGGACCAGGCCGCGCCCGACCAGGGTGCGGTGCATGATGATCGCCAGACCCATGCCGAGCACCAGCTCGACGGCCACGGTGACCACCGTGATCAGCATGGTCACCCCGAACGCGGTCCACCAGAACTCGTTGGTGAGCACGGTGACGTAGTTCTCCAACCCGATGAACTCACGCTGGTCGGGGAAGCGCAGGTCGAAGCGCTGCAACGACAGCCAGACCGAGTAGATGATCGGGTACGCCGTCACCGCGATCATGACCAGCGCGGCCGGCGCGCAGAGCAGCAGGCCGAGCTTGCGTTCGGCCTTCTTGTTCTCACTCAGCGGCGGCTTATGACGGCCGGCGCGCTGGGTGGGCACGGTGGCACGGTGACCGTCGGTCTGCTGCGACGGTTCCGTGGTGGCGGGCCGGGTCATGGCAGGACCCCCTTCGACTGGAGGGCGTCGGCGATCGCGCCGCGCAGTTCGTCGGCGGTCTGCTGCGGACGGATCCCGGACGGCGGCGACAGGATCGCCGACATGACCGTGGAGATGCTCTGGTAGGCCGGCGTCAGGGGACGGGTTGCCGGTTCCTTCAGCTCCTCCAGGATGGTGTCCTTCATCGGGTACGCCTCGGTCATCTCCGGGTCGTCGAAGACGGCCTCGATGGTCGGCGGCACGCCGTCGTTGATGGCGGAGAACTTCTGGTGCTCGGCGCTACGCAGGCACCGGGCCGCCTCGAAGGACAGCTCCGGGTGCTTGGAGTAGGAGCTGACCGCCAGGTTGACCCCGCCGATGGTGACCTTGCTGGGGGTGCCCTCGTCGATGCCGGGGATCCGGGCCCAGCCGACCTGCTTGGCCAGGTCCGGGTTGGCCTCCTGGAGGGCCGGGTAGACGAACGGCCAGTTCACCTGGAACGCGCCCGCACCGGACTGGAACTCCAACCGGACCGGGTCCTCGGTGGCGTTGCTGAACGACGGCGAGGTCACGCCCGACGTGGCGAACTTCTTCAGCTGCTCCAACGCCCGGACCGTGCCGTCGTCCATCACGGCCTTGGTGCCGTCGTCGTTGAGGATCTTTCCGCCGGCGCTCTCGGCCAGGGTGTTGTAGAGGACGACCAGACCCTCGTACTGGGCGCCCATGGTGAGCACCTGGTACGGCTTGCCCTGCTCCTTGAGCTGCTGGGCCGCGCTGATCATCTGGTCCCAGGTTGTCGGGGGCTGCGGCACCAGGTCCTTGCGGTACCAGAGCAGTTGGACGTTGGTGTTCTTCGGCGCCGCGTACAGCTTGTCCTCGTACCGGGCGGTGTCCAACGGCCCGGCGAGGGTGCCCTGCTCGACCTCGGCCTTGTCCTGGCCGGTCCACTCCCGGATCCAGTCGGCGCTGGCGAACTCCTGGGTCCAGGTGACGTCCAGGCCGAGCACGTCCATGCCGGTGTCCTCGGCGGCGAGCCGGCGCACCATCTGCACCCGCTGGTCGTCGGCCTGCCGGGGCAGCACCCGGTAGGCGATCTTGTACTTACCCTGGGCCTGCGCGTTGCAGTCGTCGACGACCTTCTGCAGGTTCTGCTCGGGCGGGTAGTACAGGTTGATCGTCGGTGGACCGCCGGCATCGCCCGCGCCGCACGCGGCCAGCGGTGCGACGAGTGCGAGCGCGGCTGCCGCCGCCCCCAGCCGCACCACCGGCCGGCGTCGGTGTCGAGCCGTTTCGGGGTCTGTCATCGCCCTCCCCCTCTCTTCGGCGAAGACCGGGGAGGGGCATCCGCGCCCCGGCGCACGGCGAGCCGATTCCGAGCCGGTGAGCTGCGGAAACCCCGGCCCGGACGCTCTGTAGCGGCTACACTGCCCCACCCGTGAAGCCGCGAAACCTGGCTGTCACATCGGTGGTGGTCGCGGAGATCGCCATGGTCCTGGTCGCGCTCGCGGCGGAGTATGACAGGTGTAAGCTGCGCGTATGACAGAGCCTCAGCGCCGCTTCACGATTTCCGTTCCCCCGGACGTGAGTCAGATCCTGGAGAGCCAGGGCAACCGCATGGCCAGTGCCTACGTCACCGAGTCGGTGCGTCGGCGCAAGCGGGTGGAGCAGCACAAGGAGTTGTTGCTCGCCGCTGGCATCCACGTCAGCGAGCAGGGTGTGGCCGAGGCGCGGGCCCGTCGCCTGGGCGTGGAAGCTGAGTGGTCCGCAGAGCGGTTCGAGGCCGAGCGCGCCAAGATCCGCGCGGCCATGGAGTCGGAGTTGAACGGCGACGACGCCGCGCCCCACGCTGACGCCGCATGACCTCGGCGACGACACCACCGGTCCGGCTGATCCTGGACCGGTCAGCTCTGCTGGGATACGCCGTCCTCCGCACGGTGCACGTGGGCGAGCCCGTCCACGAGGTGATTGAGGACGGGGTGCGGTTCGGGGTGCCGGTGGTGGCAGCGACCGAAGCGTTGACCATGGCGACCGGAAAGGACCTGGCGCTGCTGCACAAGCTGCTGGCCCTGACCTCCTGCGCGCTGCTGCCCGAGCGGGCGGAGGACCTGCCGGAGCTGACCTTCTGGCAGCGCAGGACCCGCCGTTTCGACCTGGCCGCGGCAGCCGTGGCAGGCCTGACCCACGACGCCGCAGTGCTCACCGGCGAGGGGCCCGGATACTCCGACGGGGTGCCACTGATCCACTTTCCGGGATGAACGTCGGCGGGCCGAGCGTCAGCCCCGAGCCCTGACCCAGGAGAGGAAGCGCTCGGTCATCCGGGCCGGCGGGTGGTCCGGGTGGGCGGCGGCAGCGACGCCGATGACAGCGTGTGCGGCCGTGGGGCACCCGGTCGCCGGTCGGACCCTCGTGGCAGCATGGTGCGCCATGGATCATCAGGGGCAGCTTCGTCGTGCAGCGCTCGCATCGGGCATCCCGGACGACGAGGTCAGCCGGTTCCTCCAGCACCTCCGTTTGTCGATCCGGTTGAGCGCAGGGTCCAGCGGTGTTCCGGTCGGGCAGTTCGGTGGGTTGCCCCGGCTGCCGGTGGGCATGGACTGGCCGTCCGACGGGGTCAGCCCGTTGCCGTTCATCTTCTCGGTCGACTGCGCGGCGCTGCCGAGAGTCGATGGCTTCGGCCTGCCGGCGGACGGCTCGCTGGTGTTCTTCCTGGACCATGAGCAGGCCGCCGCCACCGGTGAGCAGAGGTACGGGCGAGTCGTGTATGTGCCGGTCGGCACCGATACCGAAGTGGCGGCAGGCCCCACCGACCACCCGTCCGTCGACAAGCAGTACGACGTCGTCGCCACGCTGCGCGCGGAGTTCCCCGACTGGTTCGGGGCGGACGACGAGGACGAGGAGGACGACGAGGACGACGAGGACGACGAGGACGACGACCTGTCGCCCTTCCAGCAGCAGTTGGCCCGTGACCTTGAGCGTGACCTGCCGCACCTGGACGAACTCCGTGCTCTGGCCAGGGACCTCTGGCCGCCTGACAGCGGATACGCCAGCGCGTATCTCGGCGGGTACGCCGACGCGGAGGTGATCAAGAGTTTCGCGGAGCAGACTCTCGCGTGGCGCGAGAAGACCGGCGAGATCGTCATCCCGGTCGCGACATGGTATTCGCAGGTGGAGAGGGAGACGCACCGGCTGACGAGTGAGTGGGTGTCGCTCGCCCACTTCCCGGTGGAAA contains these protein-coding regions:
- a CDS encoding ABC transporter substrate-binding protein, whose product is MTDPETARHRRRPVVRLGAAAAALALVAPLAACGAGDAGGPPTINLYYPPEQNLQKVVDDCNAQAQGKYKIAYRVLPRQADDQRVQMVRRLAAEDTGMDVLGLDVTWTQEFASADWIREWTGQDKAEVEQGTLAGPLDTARYEDKLYAAPKNTNVQLLWYRKDLVPQPPTTWDQMISAAQQLKEQGKPYQVLTMGAQYEGLVVLYNTLAESAGGKILNDDGTKAVMDDGTVRALEQLKKFATSGVTSPSFSNATEDPVRLEFQSGAGAFQVNWPFVYPALQEANPDLAKQVGWARIPGIDEGTPSKVTIGGVNLAVSSYSKHPELSFEAARCLRSAEHQKFSAINDGVPPTIEAVFDDPEMTEAYPMKDTILEELKEPATRPLTPAYQSISTVMSAILSPPSGIRPQQTADELRGAIADALQSKGVLP
- a CDS encoding DUF1963 domain-containing protein; the encoded protein is MDHQGQLRRAALASGIPDDEVSRFLQHLRLSIRLSAGSSGVPVGQFGGLPRLPVGMDWPSDGVSPLPFIFSVDCAALPRVDGFGLPADGSLVFFLDHEQAAATGEQRYGRVVYVPVGTDTEVAAGPTDHPSVDKQYDVVATLRAEFPDWFGADDEDEEDDEDDEDDEDDDLSPFQQQLARDLERDLPHLDELRALARDLWPPDSGYASAYLGGYADAEVIKSFAEQTLAWREKTGEIVIPVATWYSQVERETHRLTSEWVSLAHFPVENEHYYRSDASFVIRHDDLAAGRLDEALSMAELIP
- a CDS encoding carbohydrate ABC transporter permease, producing the protein MTRPATTEPSQQTDGHRATVPTQRAGRHKPPLSENKKAERKLGLLLCAPAALVMIAVTAYPIIYSVWLSLQRFDLRFPDQREFIGLENYVTVLTNEFWWTAFGVTMLITVVTVAVELVLGMGLAIIMHRTLVGRGLVRTSALIPYGIVTVVAAFSWRYAWTPGTGYLADLFSDGAPLTERASSLAIIMLAEIWKTTPFMALLLMAGLALVPEDLLKAASTDGATAWQKFTKVMLPVMKPAILVALLFRTLDAFRVFDNIFVLTAGGNETSSVSMLAYNNLIRGLNLGIGSTMSVLIFITVAIIAFVFVKLFGTAAPGSDDGERR